The Papaver somniferum cultivar HN1 chromosome 3, ASM357369v1, whole genome shotgun sequence genome includes a region encoding these proteins:
- the LOC113360088 gene encoding uncharacterized protein LOC113360088, with product MKGEMLGSVYDLNILLSFEISGVKTKTARVKQCFFRLPTLNQVLICCDGACKGNPGVAGLGFVARVSSGECIGAASGGLGLATNYLAEVMALIVAGEWAVSKQFREVCFQLDSNVVLLAFTNNKVSWIFKSIWERIRQHILAISLRHSYREVNFSVDEMAKKGVSLSMGHYYTMILNLNFLGDWRRKMFSMSLI from the exons ATGAAAGGTGAAATGTTGGGGTCTGTGTATGACTTGAACATACTCTTGAGCTTTGAAATATCTGGGGTTAAAACTAAAACTGCAAGAGTGAAGCAGTGCTTCTTCAGATTACCAACTCTGAACCAAGTACTAATTTGCTGTGATGGAGCTTGTAAAGGAAACCCAGGAGTTGCTGGTTTGGGTTTTGTTGCAAGGGTAAGTTCAGGTGAATGCATTGGTGCTGCTTCAGGTGGTTTAGGTTTGGCAACCAATTATTTGGCTGAAGTAATGGCTTTAATTGTGGCTGGAGAGTGGGCAGTGAGCAAGCAGTTCAGGGAGGTTTGTTTCCAGCTTGACTCAAATGTTGTTTTGTTAGCTTTTACAAATAACAAGGTGTCATGGATTTTTAAAAGCATATGGGAAAGAATAAGGCAACACATACTTGCAATAAGCTTGAGACATTCCTATAGAGAAGTAAACTTCTCTGTTGATGAAATGGCAAAGAAAGGAGTTAGTTTAAGTATGGGGCATTACTATACTATGATCCTAAACCTCAATTTCTTAGGAGATTGGAGGAGGAAGATG TTTTCAATGAGCCTTATATAA